One Trichoderma atroviride chromosome 7, complete sequence DNA segment encodes these proteins:
- a CDS encoding uncharacterized protein (SECRETED:SignalP(1-24)) — MALEPVSHLSTVFCLLLWQTAADGSWRNATENLGGGSSTALVARLRCIKLSQGEFGSGPARCDQDATQGSKYERRAASSTDSTAAPLRPGSLCRAAHNLSAQRRREAAESGRQEPLRCPGGKPEEAAMARCGNRPQREHRKGRRGRKGPFWCFCLRGTGNKDKVLTV; from the coding sequence ATGGCGTTGGAGCCTGTGAGCCATCTCTCAACGGTCTTTTGCTTGCTCCTCTGGCAGACGGCGGCAGACGGCAGTTGGAGAAACGCCACAGAAAACCTTGGTggaggcagcagcacagcattGGTGGCACGGCTTCGGTGCATCAAACTATCTCAGGGCGAGTTTGGCTCTGGCCCAGCGAGATGCGACCAAGATGCCACTCAAGGTTCTAAATACGAGAGAAGAGCCGCAAGCAGCACTGATAGCACGGCGGCCCCGCTGAGGCCCGGCAGTCTATGCAGAGCGGCGCACAATCTGTCAGCCCAGCGCCGGCGAGAGGCTGCTGAGTCCGGGAGACAGGAGCCGCTTCGCTGTCCTGGTGGAAAGCCAGAAgaggcggcaatggccagATGCGGAAACAGGCCGCAACGGGAGCATCGCAAgggccgccgcggccgcaaGGGGcctttttggtgtttttgttTGCGCGGCACGGgcaacaaggacaaggtgCTGACCGTTTAA
- a CDS encoding uncharacterized protein (TransMembrane:1 (i88-109o)), translated as MSEAPYDPYVPKGGADPQAGGQSRTQALQGEIDATVQVMRKNIENVAQRGDRLDVLQDKTDNLAESAQGFRRGANRVRKQMWWKDMKMRVCIVVGIVILLVVIIVPSVVATHH; from the exons ATGTCCGAGGCTCCATATGATCCCTACGTTCCCAAGGGCGGCGCCGACCCGCAAGCCGGTGGCCAGTCGCGCACACAGGCTCTCCAAGGT GAAATCGACGCCACTGTCCAAGTGATGCGAAAGAACATCGAGAACGTGGCTCAGCGAGGTGACCGCCTGGATGTTCTGCAAGATAAGACGGATAACCTGGCAGAATCCGCGCAGGGTTTCCGTCGCGGCGCCAACAGAGTCCGCAAGCAGATGTGGTGGAAGGACATGAAGATGCGAGTCTGTATCGTTGTTGGAATCGTTATTCTCCTAGTTGTTATTATTGTTCCTTCTG TTGTTGCGACACACCACTGA
- a CDS encoding uncharacterized protein (EggNog:ENOG41~SECRETED:SignalP(1-18)): MLSKRLAVVATLLASVSSAKVASKDMEQDLGTVLANNKDLSTYYELIQKYPDILLQLPNYAGVTIIAPSNDAFKNIPYTALNGVWNATDKDTTVPLLQYHILQGTVATNALLTGPTYVRSTLLTSTRYTNVTSGQNVLIAKQPGNDVVFTTSMGTRCTLTEGDIAFQGGLIQVVDNLLVPPARLQNTSEAFSVPNFLGALYAGKLMPKVSYEENITVFAPVDSAFATIGGSLKHMDAKSIARIMGYHIIPNQVLVSSALTNGTRLQTLANNAAGNAPESVVVRQAGNNKFVNSAQIVQPDILLANGIMHLISGVLNPDADAAVPNPTALSQAPVFPVSSARNPFTSALPCTVSCPVTTTSAISTADPTTTSTSIFTTKSKGAARALATADIHAAGVALGLIGAGMLF, from the exons ATGCTATCAAAAAGGCTTGCGGTCGTGGCCACTCTGTTGGCATCTGTCTCGTCAGCAAAAGTGGCATCAAAAGACATGGAACAAGATCTAGGCACCGTGCTAGCCAACAACAAAGATCTATCTACATACTACGAACTCATTCAG AAATATCCCGATATTCTCCTCCAGCTTCCCAATTACGCAGGCGTAACA ATCATTGCACCCTCCAATGACGCCTTCAAAAACATCCCCTACACTGCTCTCAACGGCGTGTGGAATGCAACTGACAAAGACACCACCGTGCCTCTCCTGCAATATCACATTCTCCAAGGAACCGTCGCCACAAATGCCCTCCTGACGGGTCCCACCTACGTCCGATCAACTCTTCTGACCAGCACTCGCTACACCAACGTGACGTCTGGCCAGaacgtcctcatcgccaagCAGCCTGGCAACGACGTCGtcttcaccaccagcatGGGCACTCGCTGCACTCTCACCGAGGGCGACATCGCCTTTCAGGGCGGCCTGATCCAAGTGGTGGACAACCTGCTCGTGCCTCCCGCGCGTTTACAAAACACTTCCGAAGCATTCAGCGTGCCCAACTTCCTGGGCGCTCTCTACGCCGGCAAGCTCATGCCCAAGGTCTCCTACGAGGAGAACATCACCGTCTTTGCCCCCGTCGACAGCGCCTTTGCCACAATTGGCGGTTCCCTCAAGCACATGGATGCCAAGAGCATTGCTCGCATCATGGGATACCACATCATCCCCAACCAAGTCCTCGTCTCTTCCGCCCTCACAAACGGCACTCGCCTCCAAACCCTCGCCAACAACGCCGCCGGAAACGCCCCCGAATCGGTCGTCGTCCGTCAAGCCGGCAACAACAAGTTCGTCAACTCGGCCCAAATCGTCCAGCCCGACATCCTCCTCGCAAACGGCATCATGCACCTCATCTCCGGCGTGCTCAACCCAGACGCCGATGCCGCCGTGCCCAACCCCACGGCCCTTTCCCAGGCGCCCGTCTTCCCCGTCAGCTCGGCCCGCAACCCGTTCACGTCGGCGCTGCCCTGCACCGTGAGCTGCCCCGTCACGACGACTTCGGCGATCAGCACTGCGGATCCGACGACTACGAGCACAAGCATCTTTACGACGAAGAGCAAGGGCGCTGCTAGGGCTCTTGCTACGGCGGATATACATGCCGCTGGAGTAGCGTTGGGTTTGATTGGCGCAGGAATGCTGTTTTAG
- a CDS encoding uncharacterized protein (EggNog:ENOG41~CAZy:GH16~TransMembrane:1 (i107-128o)), producing MEQNFYGRPPVPSAATSSAPTPLRPGTPNTEDGNRNMFDSTDSASNAPGPGTNPFVSPDGSRPASSFNSSNEGPFEGTGQRYFHSRLVKKGEIEKPWLEKHDPKEKWVTILPLLGILLGLCISGFLIWDGMRSVVHHKYCPVLDDDFSNGLDPSIWTKEVQVGGFGNGEFEQTTGGDSNVFVQDGNLMIQATLQSADLVEKNNVIDLLKDGTCTSKDYYSCVAATNTTNGNSSIVPPTLSGRINTFKGAKIKYGRIEVTAKMPVGDWLWPAIWMLPVNDTYGPWPASGEIDIVESRGNNHTYSQGGNNIASSALHWGPDPANDAWWKTNNKRQALHTTYSSGFNTFGLEWSEKYLFTYINSRLLQVTYTNFNKPMWSRGGFPDSTSNGTRLVDIWGKTGLDNTPFDQEFYLIMNLAVGGTNGWFEDGQSGKPWLDQSPNAKKDFWNARDSWYPTWTQPQLEVSRVVILQQCDGNEDL from the exons ATGGAGCAAAACTTCTACGGGCGACCTCCCGTCCCCTCGGCTGCCACTTCCAGTGCGCCAACGCCTCTTCGCCCGGGAACTCCCAATACAGAAGATGGCAACCGCAACATGTTTGATAGCACTGATTCTGCCTCCAACGCTCCCGGCCCTGGCACAAATCCTTTTGTTAGCCCTGACGGCTCAAGACCGGCTTCTAGTTTTAATTCCTCTAATGAGGGTCCTTTCGAGGGAACTGGCCAGCGATACTTTCATTCACGACTGGTCAAGAAGggcgagattgagaagcCTTGGCTGGAAAAGCATGATCCCAAGGAGAAATGGGTCACAATCCTGCCTCTCCTTGGtatcctccttggcctctgtATCTCAGGTTTCCTGATCTGGGACGGTATGCGCAGTGTTGTCCACCACAAATACTGTCCCGTCCTGGATGACGACTTTAGCAACGGGCTTGACCCTAGCATTTGGACAAAAGAGGTGCAGGTTGGCGGGTTTGG CAATGGCGAGTTTGAACAGACCACTGGAGGCGATAGCAACGTTTTCGTCCAAGATGGCAACCTCATGATCCAGGCAACCCTCCAAAGTGCTGATCTCGTTGAGAAGAACAACGTCATCGATCTCCTCAAAGACGGCACCTGTACCTCCAAGGACTATTACAGCTGCGTCGCGgccaccaacaccaccaacggcAACTCTAGCATTGTCCCTCCCACCCTCTCTGGCCGCATCAACACATTCAAGGGAGCAAAGATCAAGTATGGCCGTATTGAAGTCACTGCAAAGATGCCTGTGGGCGACTGGCTGTGGCCTGCCATCTGGATGCTGCCGGTCAATGACACCTACGGTCCCTGGCCCGCCTCTGGAGAAATTGATATCGTGGAGTCGCGTGGTAACAACCACACCTATTCCCAAGGCGGCAACAACATCGCTTCGTCTGCTCTTCACTGGGGGCCCGACCCGGCTAATGACGCTTGGTGGAAGACCAATAACAAGCGCCAGGCACTGCACACTACTTACAGCAGTGGGTTCAACACTTTCGGCCTTGAGTGGTCCGAGAAGTATCTCTTCACCTATATCAACAGCCGGCTTTTGCAAGTCACTTACACCAACTTCAATAAGCCCATGTGGAGTCGAGGTGGATTCCCTGACTCTACCTCCAACGGCACAAGGCTCGTCGACATCTGGGGCAAGACCGGCCTTGACAACACCCCCTTTGATCAAGAGTTTTATCTCATCATGAATCTGGCTGTCGGTGGCACCAACGGCTGGTTCGAAGATGGCCAGTCTGGCAAGCCTTGGCTGGATCAATCTCCCAATGCCAAAAAGGACTTTTGGAATGCGCGCGACTCTTGGTACCCTACATGGACGCAGCCTCAGCTTGAGGTTAGTCGCGTTGTCATTTTGCAGCAATGCGACGGTAACGAGGATTTGTGA
- a CDS encoding uncharacterized protein (EggNog:ENOG41~TransMembrane:7 (i275-293o305-338i703-730o742-760i772-795o837-855i867-887o)~CAZy:GT2_Glyco_trans_2), whose product MGIASYFKASTKKAEQETPAPPPPTQLVPPPRLQHEGRQSVLSEKTPSSASVNDMDLQAPTPRFHSRRQSTSGASTPASVQSSLFLDDIKHEVMVNYLYQQQCSQLWVSDGSGEIEGVLLRKARGHYMACPAALANSPFALACAALNVQCAMTVNSRVIKTFLQWSPDAVDVPLMNGLRVQILPTIDDLPRARKYQFAAFVASEGLLVVWDDDALHLVARAKAIESELMELVWKRGNLDEEDSEEKRGPPVAEVEIDEESGEIIPEKRPIHLQNTVLVSLTLALVTVSLGAAWRQLAIEVSVDSTYIRLALVVLAPVQIFFTLFFGQVIIGCLAQIFGPIRQLTINSKFYSARPPPRLQSAILPHVTIQCPVYKEGLQGVIMPTVKSIKQAMSTYELQGGSANMFINDDGLQLISEEDRLARIEFYADNSIGWVARPKHGENGFTRKGKFKKASNMNFALMISCKVEEKLQAIERPPEWSQNDEAMAYEEALKEVLEADGRAWADGNIRMGDYILLIDSDTRVPADCLLDAVSEMEQSPDVGIMQFSSGVMQVVHTYFENGITFFTNLIYSAIRYTVSNGDVAPFVGHNAILRWTAIQQVAYQDEDGYDKFWSESHVSEDFDMSLRLQVNGYIIRLAAWAGEGFKEGVSLTVYDELARWEKYAYGCNELLFHPIRTWLWRGPFTPLFRRFLFSNIRFTSKVTVISYIGTYYAIGAAWILTAVNYFVMGWFNGYLDKYYVDSWQVWFSIIIVFNGLGNVALAVMRYRVGERSLLYALFENFMWTLMLAIFLGGLSLHVSQALLAHMFEINMTWGATSKEAEFSNFFIEVPKVLKKFKFSMLFSLIFIVGMILLAQAPFVPYDWRIKDFVAILPMATVAASHFLLPLALNPALMTFSW is encoded by the exons ATGGGTATCGCAAGCTACTTCAAAGCGAGCACCAAAAAGGCCGAGCAGGAAACTCctgcaccgccgccaccaacccAACTggttcctcctcctcggttGCAACATGAAGGTCGGCAGTCAGTGCTATCGGAAAAAACTCCATCGTCCGCGTCCGTCAATGACATGGACCTCCAAGCACCTACTCCTAGGTTTCATTCTCGTCGTCAGTCCACCTCTGGCGCATCTACTCCGGCGTCAGTTCAGAGCTCTCTGTTTCTTGATGATATCAAACATGAGGTCATGGTCAACTACCTGTACCAACAACAGTGTTCTCAGCTCTGGGTCAGTGATGGATCGGGAGAGATTGAGGGAGTCTTGCTTCGCAAGGCTCGAGGCCACTACATGGCTTGTCCCGCGGCGCTTGCCAATTCTCCTTTTGCTTTAGCATGCGCCGCTCTCAATGTCCAGTGTGCCATGACTGTCAACTCTCGTGTCATCAAGACGTTCCTGCAGTGGTCTCcggatgctgttgatgtgCCACTCATGAACGGCCTGCGAGTGCAGATCCTGCCAACGATTGACGACCTGCCGCGTGCTCGCAAGTATCAATTTGCCGCCTTTGTCGCTTCTGAAGGCCTCTTGGTTGTTTGGGACGATGACGCTCTTCATTTGGTTGCCCGTGCCAAGGCAATTGAATCCGAACTCATGGAGCTGGTCTGGAAGAGGGGCAACCTGGATGAGGAAGACAGCGAAGAGAAGCGAGGCCCGCCCGTTGCTGAAGTTGAGATTGACGAAGAGAGCGGCGAGATCATTCCTGAAAAGCGACCCATTCATCTTCAGAACACGGTTCTCGTGTCTCTCACCCTGGCTCTGGTTACCGTCTCTCTCGGTGCCGCCTGGAGGCAGTTGGCCATTGAGGTCTCTGTCGACAGCACATACATACGCCTGGCGCTCGTTGTGCTGGCCCCTGTTCAAATATTTTTCACTCTGTTTTTTGGCCAGGTTATCATTGGTTGTCTGGCTCAAATCTTCGGCCCCATTCGCCAGCTCACCATCAACTCCAAGTTCTACTCTGCTCGTCCTCCGCCGCGCTTACAGAGTGCCATTTTACCTCACGTCACCATCCAGTGCCCCGTCTACAAGGAAGGTCTGCAAGGTGTCATCATGCCAACGGTCAAATCTATCAAGCAGGCCATGTCTACATACGAACTTCAGGGTGGCTCTGCAAACATGTTCATCAACGACGACGGTCTGCAGCTGATTTCTGAAGAAGATCGCTTGGCTCGTATTGAGTTCTACGCTGATAACAGCATTGGCTGGGTCGCTCGTCCAAAGCACGGAGAAAACGGCTTTACACGAAAGGGCAAGTTCAAGAAGGCATCCAACATGAACTTTGCTCTCATGATTTCCTGCAAGGTTGAAGAGAAACTTCAGGCAATTGAACGCCCTCCCGAATGGTCCCAGAATGACGAGGCCATGGCGTATGAGGAAGCTCTCAAGGAAGTTCTAGAGGCTGACGGACGCGCTTGGGCCGATGGCAACATCCGTATGGGAGATTACATCTTGCTCATCGACTCTGATACCCGTGTTCCTGCCGACTGCTTGCTCGATGCTGTTTCTGAGATGGAGCAATCTCCTGATGTCGGTATCATGCAGTTTTCTTCCGGTGTCATGCAAGTTGTCCATACCTACTTCGAGAACGGCATTACCTTTTTCACCAATCTTATCTACTCCGCCATCCGATACACGGTATCGAATGGTGATGTTGCACCATTCGTCGGTCACAATGCTATTCTTCGTTGGACTGCAATTCAGCAAGTCGCCTAccaggatgaagatggatatgACAAGTTCTGGTCGGAGAGCCACGTTTCGGAAGATTTCGACATGTCACTGCGTCTACAGGTCAATGGGTACATCATTCGTCTGGCTGCTTGGGCTGGTGAAGGCTTCAAGGAGGGTGTGTCTTTGACTGTCTACGATGAGCTTGCTCGATGGGAAAAGTACGCCTACGGCTGCAACGAGCTTCTGTTCCACCCTATCCGAACCTGGCTTTGGCGCGGTCCCTTTACTCCTTTGTTCCGCCGCTTCCTGTTTTCCAACATCCGATTCACGTCCAAGGTCACTGTCATTTCCTACATTGGTACTTACTACGCTATTGGAGCCGCGTGGATCTTGACTGCAGTCAACTACTTTGTGATGGGCTGGTTCAATGGTTACTTGGACAAGTACTATGTCGACTCATGGCAGGTCTGGTTCTCCATCATTATCGTATTCAACGGCCTCGGTAATGTCGCTTTGGCTGTCATGCGCTACCGAGTTGGTGAGCGCAGCTTGCTTTACGCTTTGTTTGAGAACTTCATGTGGACTCTCATGTTGGCCATTTTCCTTGGTGGTTTGTCACTGCATGTCAGTCAAGCTCTGCTGGCTCACATGTTTGAGATTAACATGACCTGGGGAGCCACcagcaaagaagctgaattTTCCAACTTTTTCATTGAAGTCCCCAAAGTTTTGAAGAAg TTCAAATTCTCCATGCTCTTCTCGCTGATATTCATTGTCGGCATGATTCTCCTTGCTCAGGCGCCGTTTGTCCCCTACGACTGGCGGATCAAGGATTTCGTCGCCATTCTGCCCATGGCTACTGTTGCGGCTTCTCACTTCTTGCTGCCTCTGGCATTGAACCCTGCCCTCATGACCTTTTCATGGTAA